In Candidatus Roseilinea sp., one DNA window encodes the following:
- a CDS encoding DNA-binding protein — protein MSQRQQLARILEIDRQVRAGKYPNADSLAKELGVSRRVIFNDRAYMIEQLRAPLATDRQRGGWYYTEPAYALPNVMATQGELLAFFLSVELAQRYIGTDFQQPLHSAIQKLSQTLKGDITIDLETLHMHYTFVPPPLMETNMQTLMMIHRAIREQRLLFIGYFANTTGQRTERTVEPYHLNNTKGDWYLLAYDVGKAAKRTFHVGRIQSCRMLPDKFVRRDSISISDWLRSSFGAEGGDEPVEVVIRFDKYQAPWIRERKWHDTARLEPRDDGGVTLRLWTSGLGEIQRWVMQYGSHAQVLAPESLRRAVAEEVRKMAAVYDAE, from the coding sequence ATGTCGCAGCGTCAACAGTTGGCGCGCATCCTGGAGATTGACCGGCAGGTGCGCGCCGGCAAATACCCGAACGCGGATAGCTTGGCAAAAGAACTGGGGGTGAGCCGACGGGTGATCTTCAACGACCGCGCCTACATGATCGAGCAACTGCGCGCGCCCCTGGCCACCGACCGGCAGCGCGGCGGGTGGTATTACACAGAGCCGGCCTATGCCTTGCCCAACGTGATGGCCACCCAGGGAGAGCTGCTGGCGTTTTTCCTCAGCGTGGAGTTAGCCCAGCGTTACATCGGCACCGACTTTCAGCAACCGCTGCACTCGGCTATTCAGAAGTTGTCGCAAACCCTCAAGGGCGACATCACGATTGACCTAGAGACGTTGCACATGCACTACACGTTCGTGCCGCCGCCGTTGATGGAGACGAACATGCAAACGTTGATGATGATCCACCGCGCCATCCGGGAGCAACGGCTGCTTTTCATCGGCTACTTCGCCAACACCACCGGCCAGCGCACCGAGCGCACCGTCGAGCCCTACCACCTGAACAACACCAAAGGCGACTGGTATCTGCTGGCCTACGACGTGGGCAAGGCGGCCAAGCGCACCTTTCACGTCGGGCGCATCCAGTCCTGCCGCATGCTGCCGGACAAGTTCGTGCGGCGCGACTCGATCTCCATCTCGGATTGGCTCAGGTCTTCCTTCGGCGCTGAAGGGGGCGATGAGCCGGTCGAGGTCGTGATCCGTTTCGACAAGTATCAGGCGCCGTGGATCCGCGAGCGCAAATGGCATGACACGGCCCGGCTGGAGCCGCGCGACGACGGCGGCGTGACGCTGCGGCTGTGGACGAGTGGGCTGGGCGAGATACAGCGCTGGGTGATGCAGTACGGCAGCCACGCGCAGGTGCTCGCGCCCGAATCGCTGCGGCGGGCCGTGGCCGAGGAGGTGCGAAAAATGGCCGCTGTATACGACGCAGAGTGA